One Porphyromonas pogonae genomic region harbors:
- the sppA gene encoding signal peptide peptidase SppA, which produces MKDFFKMFFASILGVITAGIILICISVFILSGIVASFAAPDKPAKISDNSILKVDMKSLSEIVTSDPLDIFRGSGADKTLSLTEVISSINKAKNNPNIKGIYLNTEELSSGMASVDEVRKALLDFKKSGKFIISYADNFSQKSYYLSSVADKIVLNPQGKIMLLGISAPTIFYKNALDKIGVEMMTFKVGTYKGAVEPGIRNELSEANKLQISEYINGLWNNITQGIADSRKKSVQDIKAFADSGYAVRESKIFVEKGLADTLAYRYDVEKMLRSKLKIKEKDDINWVSLAQMNEQQSAKQSGEKIKVIYAEGAIMPQEVSSYNNSQTINYSLAKQLHKLAKDDDIKAVVLRVNSPGGSAFLSEQIWKEVIELKKKKPIVVSMGDVAASGGYYISCAANEIIAENNTLTGSIGIFGQFPNATALAKKIGLNVDVVKTSKYSDMLLSGNVAGLIKPLSEDEKALIQAEIERGYDTFISRVAEGRKMTKEQVNEIAQGRVWLGNKAKEIGLVDKIGGLDTAIKRAAALANLSSYKVIYGTTSKNFLSELFSSTAEEFHARISGKFLSREEIKLLQEYRQRESLTGYQARLPYEISAY; this is translated from the coding sequence ATGAAAGATTTTTTTAAGATGTTTTTCGCCTCAATATTAGGCGTTATTACTGCAGGTATTATTTTGATCTGCATATCCGTGTTCATTTTATCCGGAATTGTAGCCAGCTTTGCGGCACCTGATAAACCGGCCAAAATATCAGATAATTCTATCCTAAAAGTGGATATGAAAAGTCTTTCTGAAATAGTAACCTCTGATCCTTTGGATATATTCAGGGGCAGTGGAGCTGACAAAACGCTCTCACTCACAGAAGTGATAAGCTCCATTAACAAAGCTAAAAATAATCCCAATATCAAAGGTATTTATCTTAATACAGAAGAACTTTCGAGTGGTATGGCCTCTGTAGATGAAGTCCGTAAAGCTCTTCTTGATTTCAAGAAATCAGGTAAATTTATTATTTCTTACGCAGACAACTTTTCTCAGAAGTCTTATTACCTCTCCAGCGTTGCAGATAAAATTGTACTGAATCCTCAAGGTAAAATAATGCTTTTAGGTATTTCTGCCCCTACTATTTTTTACAAAAACGCTTTGGATAAAATTGGAGTGGAAATGATGACTTTCAAAGTCGGCACTTATAAAGGAGCTGTGGAGCCTGGTATCCGAAATGAACTCAGTGAAGCAAATAAGCTACAAATAAGTGAGTATATCAATGGACTGTGGAATAACATAACTCAGGGAATTGCAGATTCGCGCAAAAAAAGCGTTCAGGATATCAAAGCATTTGCTGATAGCGGGTATGCTGTAAGGGAATCAAAGATATTTGTAGAAAAAGGCTTAGCAGATACACTTGCCTACAGATATGACGTAGAAAAGATGTTGCGCTCTAAGCTTAAAATCAAAGAAAAGGATGATATCAACTGGGTATCACTTGCGCAAATGAATGAGCAGCAATCTGCAAAACAATCAGGAGAAAAAATCAAAGTTATTTATGCTGAAGGAGCAATTATGCCTCAAGAAGTATCTTCTTACAACAACTCACAGACAATAAACTACTCACTAGCCAAACAACTTCATAAATTAGCCAAAGATGATGATATCAAAGCAGTAGTGCTCCGTGTAAACTCCCCGGGAGGAAGTGCATTCCTTTCAGAGCAAATATGGAAAGAAGTAATAGAGTTAAAAAAGAAAAAGCCGATTGTGGTTTCAATGGGAGATGTTGCAGCTTCAGGCGGTTATTATATTTCATGCGCAGCCAATGAGATAATTGCAGAGAATAACACTCTTACAGGATCTATCGGTATATTCGGCCAATTCCCCAACGCTACCGCTCTAGCCAAAAAAATAGGGCTTAACGTGGATGTTGTGAAGACTTCCAAATACTCCGATATGCTACTCTCAGGTAATGTAGCAGGTCTCATAAAGCCATTGTCAGAAGACGAAAAAGCACTCATACAGGCTGAGATCGAACGTGGATATGATACTTTCATCTCCCGTGTAGCTGAAGGTCGTAAAATGACAAAAGAGCAAGTAAACGAAATCGCTCAAGGCAGAGTATGGCTTGGCAACAAAGCTAAAGAAATAGGTCTGGTAGATAAGATAGGGGGGCTGGATACTGCTATCAAGAGAGCTGCAGCACTGGCAAATCTTTCATCTTACAAGGTTATATATGGGACAACCAGCAAAAACTTCTTATCAGAGCTGTTTTCTTCTACAGCGGAAGAATTCCACGCTCGGATATCCGGTAAGTTCCTAAGCCGTGAAGAAATAAAGCTGCTGCAAGAATATCGTCAAAGAGAATCTCTGACAGGATATCAGGCACGTCTGCCTTATGAAATAAGCGCATACTAA
- the lpxK gene encoding tetraacyldisaccharide 4'-kinase, translating into MRKHLPATKKTWFRPLSSLYGAAVKLRNMLFDQGVIKSHTYPIPLICVGNLSVGGSGKTPHVELLLRKLTPKHKIAVISRGYKRSTKGLIIATPHSTAKEIGDEPKQIVSKFPGILMVLDGNRRRAMEYLLNLPKCERPDIVIMDDGFQHRYVRPSFSIILSDYNNPLISDSLLPEGTLREPASSRYRADAVIVTKCPQGLQPIDTRIARRDLALYPDQYLFFSHIVYGDTLRIQDLAKKVDPPPDISQEKIDHPLSINHQTPVIALSGIAKPELFQNYLRQHYNYIEEINYGDHHQFCSQDIKHIHDTYHRVQQQNDKQVIIITTEKDAVRLADILESFDKEVVSALYYLPIEVKILRGWEDSFNRMLDKAVKLTPYS; encoded by the coding sequence ATGAGAAAGCACCTACCCGCAACTAAGAAAACTTGGTTCAGGCCTCTATCTTCGCTTTACGGAGCAGCGGTCAAGTTGCGGAATATGCTTTTTGATCAGGGAGTTATTAAATCTCATACATATCCTATCCCTCTGATATGTGTAGGCAACTTATCCGTAGGAGGATCCGGAAAAACTCCTCATGTAGAACTTCTCCTACGCAAACTAACTCCCAAACATAAAATAGCAGTAATAAGCCGTGGTTACAAAAGAAGTACAAAAGGCTTGATCATTGCTACTCCACACTCTACAGCTAAAGAAATTGGGGATGAACCCAAACAAATTGTAAGCAAATTCCCGGGCATTCTCATGGTGCTCGACGGTAATCGTCGTAGGGCTATGGAATACTTATTAAACTTACCCAAGTGCGAGCGCCCCGATATAGTGATTATGGACGATGGTTTTCAGCACAGGTACGTCAGACCCTCATTTTCCATTATCTTATCCGATTATAACAATCCTCTTATATCAGATTCATTATTGCCGGAAGGTACTCTACGTGAGCCGGCTTCATCAAGATACAGAGCCGATGCTGTGATTGTGACTAAATGTCCTCAAGGATTACAGCCCATAGATACACGTATTGCAAGGCGTGATCTGGCACTCTATCCTGATCAATATCTATTTTTCAGCCATATTGTTTATGGCGACACCCTTCGCATCCAAGATTTAGCAAAGAAAGTTGATCCCCCACCCGATATAAGTCAAGAAAAGATAGATCATCCTTTGAGCATTAATCACCAAACACCTGTCATTGCCTTATCAGGCATAGCTAAGCCGGAACTCTTTCAAAACTATCTTCGACAGCATTACAATTATATTGAGGAAATCAACTACGGAGACCATCACCAGTTTTGCTCACAAGATATCAAGCATATCCATGATACATATCATAGGGTACAGCAACAAAACGATAAACAAGTCATCATCATTACTACAGAAAAAGATGCGGTACGGCTTGCAGATATATTGGAAAGCTTTGACAAAGAAGTGGTGAGTGCTTTATATTATTTACCTATTGAAGTGAAGATACTTCGTGGCTGGGAAGACTCTTTCAACAGAATGCTTGATAAAGCTGTAAAACTAACTCCATATTCATAG
- the thiL gene encoding thiamine-phosphate kinase: MQRTEISEFGEFGLINHLTKNRKKHNKSTLKGVGDDAAVIDYGPDKKTLVTTDLLLEGIHFDLTYTPLKHLGYKAAVVNFSDIYAMNATPRQLTVSLGISKRFCVEDLEEFYAGLYLACDTYGVDLIGGDTSASVTGLTISITCLGEADEENIIFRQGAKPTDLICITGDLGAAYMGLQLLEREKAVFAGEQEKDFTPAFESREYILERQLKPEARKDIIEALHKANIKPTSMMDVSDGLSSELIHISKQSKVGVRIYEERLPIDYQTASMAEEFNMNVATVALNGGEDYELVFTVPLGLLDKIKEIDGVRIIGHITEEALGCCLVTRDGSEIMLQAQGWNAFKEEK, encoded by the coding sequence ATGCAAAGAACAGAAATATCCGAGTTCGGTGAATTTGGCTTAATAAACCATCTCACCAAAAATCGAAAAAAACATAACAAAAGTACTCTTAAAGGCGTGGGAGACGATGCTGCAGTAATTGATTACGGGCCAGACAAAAAAACGTTGGTTACTACCGATTTGCTTCTGGAAGGCATTCATTTTGACCTCACTTATACTCCACTCAAACATCTCGGTTATAAGGCAGCGGTAGTAAACTTCTCCGACATTTATGCTATGAATGCTACTCCTCGTCAGCTTACAGTATCTTTGGGAATCTCCAAAAGATTCTGCGTTGAAGATCTTGAAGAGTTTTATGCAGGTTTATATCTTGCATGCGATACGTATGGAGTAGATCTTATCGGAGGTGACACCTCTGCATCCGTTACAGGACTTACCATCAGCATCACCTGTTTAGGAGAGGCAGACGAAGAGAATATCATCTTTCGCCAAGGAGCCAAACCTACAGATCTTATCTGCATTACAGGTGATCTGGGAGCAGCTTACATGGGCCTTCAGCTTCTAGAACGTGAGAAAGCGGTATTTGCAGGAGAACAAGAAAAAGACTTCACACCAGCCTTTGAGAGTCGTGAATATATCCTCGAAAGACAACTCAAACCCGAAGCACGCAAGGATATTATAGAAGCATTGCACAAAGCAAACATCAAGCCTACATCAATGATGGATGTTTCTGACGGCCTTTCTTCCGAGCTAATCCATATATCGAAGCAAAGCAAAGTAGGAGTGAGAATATATGAAGAACGGCTTCCGATTGATTATCAAACAGCATCTATGGCTGAGGAATTCAATATGAACGTAGCTACAGTGGCTCTCAACGGAGGAGAAGATTATGAGCTTGTATTTACTGTGCCGTTGGGACTTCTGGATAAAATCAAAGAAATAGACGGGGTACGCATCATAGGACATATAACAGAGGAAGCATTGGGCTGCTGTCTTGTGACTAGAGATGGATCCGAAATCATGCTCCAAGCACAAGGCTGGAATGCTTTCAAAGAAGAAAAGTAG
- a CDS encoding DEAD/DEAH box helicase, with protein sequence MKTFEELGLISPICQAISELGFESPMPVQEAVIPFLLGDPIDLIALAQTGTGKTAAFGLPLLQNIAVIDQQNNQKQGFSYPKALVLCPTRELCLQIADDLTSFSKNLPHVRILPVYGGSSIETQIRTLKRGVEVVVATPGRLLDLMNRGAVSLSEINTVVLDEADEMLNMGFMDSLKDILAAVPDERHLLLFSATMPKEISRIAASYMHSPKEIVVGNKNEGNANIKHTYYMVSARHKYLALKRIADFFPNIYGIVFCRTRKETQEIADHLIQDGYNADALHGELSQAQRDYVMQKFRIRNLQILVATDVAARGLDVNDLTHVIHYGLPDDVESYTHRSGRTARAGKTGLSIAICHSRERGRLRDIEKIIKSKIERAYIPTGQAICEKQLFNLADKIERTEISDDSKLDTFLPTIIRKLEWIDKEDLIRRMMGLEFQRLLDYYETAEEIEEADEKGRTASADARSDRRRKGGEVEEGMKRLFINFGKLDHMYPNKLIELINKCVPGRVKIGKIDLMQRFSFFEVDEHDAGEVVDSLNKFEVDGRRISVEFADTKPAEGHKKKRSYGDRNFSDSGRSRRSDYKGEGSRSSQRGGERRSSGRRGDKGDNNYFDKFQNKKKSGRRS encoded by the coding sequence TTGAAAACATTTGAAGAATTAGGACTTATCAGTCCCATTTGTCAAGCTATTTCTGAGCTTGGCTTCGAATCTCCTATGCCCGTACAAGAGGCAGTAATCCCTTTTTTGTTAGGAGACCCTATCGATCTTATTGCTTTAGCACAAACAGGTACAGGCAAAACAGCTGCTTTTGGATTGCCATTGCTTCAAAATATCGCCGTAATAGATCAACAAAATAATCAGAAGCAAGGATTCAGTTACCCCAAGGCTTTGGTTCTTTGTCCTACACGTGAGCTTTGCTTGCAAATTGCAGATGATCTCACTTCGTTCAGTAAAAACCTCCCTCATGTGAGAATATTACCTGTGTATGGAGGGTCATCTATAGAGACGCAAATAAGGACACTCAAGAGAGGTGTAGAAGTTGTAGTAGCTACTCCCGGCCGTTTATTGGATTTGATGAATAGAGGTGCCGTCTCTCTCTCGGAGATCAACACCGTAGTGCTGGACGAGGCTGACGAAATGCTCAATATGGGATTTATGGATAGCTTGAAAGATATCTTGGCTGCTGTGCCGGATGAAAGGCATTTGCTTTTGTTCTCTGCTACCATGCCCAAAGAAATCAGTCGCATTGCCGCTTCGTATATGCATAGCCCCAAGGAAATCGTGGTGGGAAATAAAAACGAAGGTAATGCCAATATCAAGCACACCTATTACATGGTATCTGCAAGGCACAAATACCTTGCACTGAAAAGAATTGCCGATTTTTTCCCCAATATATACGGTATTGTGTTTTGTCGCACACGTAAGGAAACACAAGAGATTGCCGATCATCTGATACAAGACGGATATAATGCCGATGCCCTTCATGGTGAGTTGAGCCAAGCCCAACGTGACTATGTAATGCAGAAGTTCAGAATACGTAATCTGCAGATCTTAGTGGCCACAGATGTTGCAGCCAGAGGTTTGGACGTAAATGATCTTACACATGTAATACATTACGGATTGCCTGATGATGTAGAGAGCTATACTCACCGTAGCGGACGTACTGCTCGTGCCGGCAAAACAGGACTCTCTATCGCTATCTGCCATAGCCGAGAGAGAGGGCGTCTTCGTGATATTGAAAAAATCATCAAGAGTAAAATCGAAAGAGCTTACATCCCCACGGGACAAGCTATATGCGAAAAGCAACTTTTTAACCTTGCAGATAAGATAGAAAGAACTGAAATCTCTGATGATTCTAAGCTTGATACTTTCTTACCTACCATCATTAGGAAGCTAGAGTGGATAGACAAGGAGGATCTTATCCGCCGTATGATGGGACTGGAGTTTCAGCGTCTTCTTGATTACTATGAGACAGCAGAAGAGATCGAGGAAGCTGACGAAAAAGGAAGGACTGCATCTGCCGATGCAAGGTCTGATCGTCGTCGTAAAGGCGGTGAAGTGGAAGAGGGTATGAAACGCCTTTTCATCAATTTCGGTAAGCTTGATCACATGTACCCCAACAAACTTATTGAACTAATCAATAAGTGTGTGCCTGGTAGAGTGAAGATAGGTAAGATAGATCTGATGCAGCGTTTTTCTTTCTTTGAAGTAGATGAGCATGATGCCGGAGAGGTAGTAGATAGCTTAAACAAGTTTGAGGTAGATGGAAGACGTATCAGCGTAGAGTTTGCAGACACCAAGCCTGCTGAGGGCCATAAGAAGAAAAGATCATATGGCGATAGGAATTTCTCTGATAGTGGGAGGAGCAGACGCTCTGATTATAAAGGAGAAGGTAGCAGATCTTCACAACGTGGAGGAGAAAGACGCAGTAGTGGAAGACGTGGAGATAAAGGAGATAACAACTACTTCGATAAATTCCAAAACAAGAAAAAGTCAGGAAGACGTAGTTGA
- a CDS encoding SIS domain-containing protein: protein MQTSNLHNYTIEEIIQAESEAIKSIPKDNDYESAISLIIDRVHRQGGRLITSGMGKAGQIALNIATTFSSTGTPAYFLHPSEAQHGDLGIIRPEDVLLIISNSGKTREVLELLDLAKFLVPDLPAILITGKSGCELAQQVDVCLATGDPREVCPLGLTPTTSTTVMTVIGDLLVVLTMQKIGFTYKDYSLRHHGGYLGYCSRTKSASDQEST from the coding sequence ATGCAAACAAGCAATTTACATAACTATACTATAGAAGAAATCATTCAGGCTGAGTCGGAAGCTATAAAATCGATCCCTAAAGACAACGATTATGAATCCGCTATATCATTGATTATTGATCGTGTTCATCGTCAGGGAGGACGTCTCATTACTAGTGGAATGGGTAAAGCCGGACAGATAGCTCTGAATATTGCTACTACATTTAGCTCTACCGGTACTCCGGCTTATTTTCTTCATCCCAGTGAGGCGCAACACGGTGATCTGGGTATTATCCGTCCGGAAGATGTGTTGCTTATTATAAGTAATTCCGGTAAAACTCGGGAAGTTTTGGAGTTGCTGGATCTTGCAAAATTCTTAGTTCCTGATTTACCTGCAATCCTTATCACCGGAAAATCCGGATGCGAGTTAGCACAGCAAGTCGATGTATGCTTGGCTACGGGTGATCCCCGAGAGGTTTGTCCCTTAGGGCTTACTCCTACTACCAGTACTACTGTGATGACTGTGATAGGAGATTTATTGGTTGTACTCACGATGCAAAAGATAGGTTTTACTTATAAAGACTATTCATTGAGGCATCATGGAGGTTATCTCGGCTATTGTAGCCGTACTAAGAGTGCGTCTGATCAGGAGTCAACGTAA
- a CDS encoding M16 family metallopeptidase, protein MEYITETISSGLKIIFMPEESPVTYIGFGIKVGTRNENLRKHGLAHFTEHMLFKGTQKRKSEQIIFRLEEVGAEINAFTTKEETFLYSILPSQHFNRAFVLMADLINNSRFPQEETDKEKVVIIDEINSYKDSPAELIFDDFENLLFRGHALGHNILGTEASVKRFTPEMGRQFVKEFYTPDNITLFIQGKAEMSRICELAEYLFPAQPVILKQSDKGLKTFCERSKIDIPLLVHKRKGTYQHHIIMGAYAYSMYNNKRVTLSLINNIIGGPGMNSLLNMSLRETHGLAYNVESNYTAYTDIGMFTIYFGCSKENAEKCIELVIEVLNSFMNTPLSSDKLIKAKRQLKGQLAIAADNKESSFLSMGKSMMHYGKFDSLEQIYKKIDNITAQDISDVAAEVLDPYKMNRLVYY, encoded by the coding sequence ATGGAATATATTACTGAAACAATCTCTTCAGGACTAAAAATCATATTTATGCCCGAAGAAAGCCCTGTTACTTACATAGGATTTGGCATCAAAGTCGGCACCAGAAACGAAAATCTTCGTAAACATGGGCTTGCTCACTTCACTGAACATATGCTTTTCAAGGGTACTCAAAAGAGAAAAAGCGAGCAGATTATCTTCAGACTGGAGGAAGTGGGAGCAGAAATCAATGCTTTCACAACCAAAGAAGAAACATTCTTGTATTCAATACTACCTTCCCAACACTTCAACCGAGCTTTTGTTCTTATGGCTGACCTTATCAACAATAGCCGCTTCCCTCAAGAAGAAACTGATAAGGAAAAAGTAGTGATCATAGATGAAATTAATTCCTACAAAGACTCGCCTGCCGAACTTATATTTGACGATTTTGAAAATCTTCTTTTCAGAGGTCATGCTCTGGGACATAATATTCTAGGAACAGAAGCATCCGTAAAACGTTTTACACCTGAGATGGGACGTCAGTTTGTAAAAGAATTCTATACCCCGGACAATATCACTCTCTTTATTCAGGGCAAAGCCGAAATGTCCAGGATATGTGAGCTAGCCGAGTACCTCTTTCCTGCACAGCCCGTAATCTTAAAACAAAGCGACAAGGGTCTAAAGACTTTTTGCGAAAGAAGTAAAATAGACATACCTCTCTTGGTACACAAACGCAAAGGGACATATCAGCATCATATCATCATGGGAGCATATGCTTATTCTATGTACAATAACAAAAGGGTTACCCTCAGTTTGATCAATAACATTATCGGGGGGCCGGGAATGAATTCTCTCCTGAATATGAGCCTGCGTGAAACTCACGGCCTTGCCTACAATGTAGAGAGTAACTACACCGCATATACAGACATCGGTATGTTTACAATTTACTTCGGATGTTCAAAAGAAAATGCAGAGAAATGTATTGAGTTAGTGATTGAGGTGCTAAACTCTTTCATGAATACTCCCCTATCGTCAGACAAACTCATCAAAGCCAAAAGGCAACTCAAAGGACAACTCGCCATAGCTGCTGATAATAAAGAGAGTTCTTTCCTTTCCATGGGGAAAAGTATGATGCACTATGGCAAGTTTGATTCTTTGGAACAAATATATAAGAAAATCGATAACATCACAGCGCAAGATATTTCAGATGTTGCAGCAGAAGTATTGGATCCATACAAAATGAACAGGTTGGTATATTATTAA
- a CDS encoding ecotin family protein yields MKRLIAQFILMTAIVAAYTTSATAQNKTKPIDQSAKKDLSLYPKPKAGETQYMTILPTVKNPEDYLVEILPARYDSVDTCNKFLLFGKMIQASVKGYDYYTYKGDGVITGTLMLCPENKLVRKCITGEGIMTPYTAKTPIVAYGNKKVNIQYMIWKGSKKIMADNEKSKPLSPSIKEMIEYTPKEIKGYEKFIIYIPNDKQSQDLSGKKVQIIPSKSAQVDYCNIHSLLGELKEKTVEGYSYPYYIFESDGGIVSTRMGCKDNKTKEELVTNKGEIIDIPIDSPIVVFVPQEIKVQYRIWQAGKLHSMQKVK; encoded by the coding sequence ATGAAAAGGTTAATTGCTCAGTTTATTTTAATGACAGCTATTGTAGCTGCATATACAACAAGTGCTACAGCACAAAACAAAACCAAACCTATAGATCAGAGCGCAAAAAAAGACTTGAGTTTATACCCTAAGCCTAAGGCCGGAGAAACTCAATACATGACTATACTACCCACGGTAAAGAATCCTGAGGACTATTTGGTAGAAATATTACCGGCCAGGTATGACAGTGTAGATACATGTAACAAATTTTTACTTTTTGGCAAAATGATTCAGGCTTCTGTCAAAGGATATGATTATTATACTTATAAAGGAGATGGTGTGATTACAGGGACTCTGATGCTCTGTCCGGAAAACAAATTAGTCAGAAAGTGTATTACGGGAGAAGGAATCATGACACCATATACAGCAAAAACTCCCATCGTTGCATACGGAAACAAAAAAGTAAACATTCAATATATGATATGGAAGGGCAGTAAAAAGATAATGGCAGACAATGAGAAATCCAAACCATTATCCCCTTCTATCAAAGAAATGATAGAATATACTCCTAAAGAGATTAAAGGTTATGAAAAGTTCATCATATATATTCCAAACGATAAACAAAGTCAAGATTTATCGGGAAAAAAGGTTCAGATCATTCCGTCTAAATCTGCGCAAGTAGATTATTGTAATATACACTCCCTTTTAGGCGAACTCAAAGAAAAAACCGTAGAGGGTTACAGCTACCCTTATTACATATTCGAGTCGGATGGTGGTATAGTTTCGACTAGAATGGGGTGTAAAGACAATAAAACAAAAGAGGAATTAGTTACTAATAAAGGAGAGATTATTGATATTCCCATTGACAGTCCTATAGTAGTATTTGTACCACAAGAGATAAAGGTTCAATATAGAATATGGCAAGCCGGTAAACTCCATTCCATGCAAAAAGTAAAATAG
- a CDS encoding EamA family transporter has translation MKKSTQKMNERLKGSLLVFIGACSFGILSTIVKTAYDYGYTLGEVTGSQTMLGMLILWLVYWVTKQLKKNKSQQKIHNSTHQTTSKNKTSSWKVMFAGIFTGLVGIFYYQCVKLIPASIAIILLMQNVWISMLIETVAFRKRPSRAQLFSAVIVLIGTVLAAGIMNDKVSLNGAGVIYGLLAAFSYSIFIITSGRVGNDLDVIHKSALMITGACAITFIIFPPAFLFNGLLFKGLIKWGLALAIFGTVIPPFLFSKGIPLTGVSLGAILGAAELPVAVLSSKFVLHEQVTVVQWIGVIIILTAIVIPNLPKRRNNHIIINRADSRF, from the coding sequence ATGAAAAAATCCACACAAAAAATGAACGAGAGACTGAAAGGCAGTTTATTGGTTTTTATAGGAGCTTGTAGCTTTGGTATTTTATCTACAATTGTAAAAACAGCATATGATTATGGCTATACTTTGGGAGAAGTAACGGGTAGCCAAACTATGCTGGGTATGCTCATTCTATGGTTAGTATATTGGGTTACAAAACAGCTGAAAAAAAATAAATCACAACAAAAAATACATAATAGCACTCACCAAACAACATCCAAAAATAAGACATCTTCCTGGAAAGTTATGTTTGCAGGTATTTTTACCGGTTTGGTAGGAATATTCTATTACCAATGTGTAAAACTCATACCTGCATCTATAGCTATTATCTTACTGATGCAGAATGTTTGGATCAGTATGCTTATAGAAACAGTTGCATTCAGAAAAAGACCTTCAAGAGCACAATTATTTTCTGCTGTGATTGTTCTGATAGGGACAGTGCTTGCAGCCGGAATAATGAATGATAAAGTAAGTCTCAATGGCGCCGGTGTCATATATGGTCTGTTGGCAGCATTCTCTTATTCAATATTTATCATAACAAGTGGTAGAGTGGGCAATGACCTTGATGTAATTCATAAAAGTGCTTTAATGATCACAGGTGCGTGTGCTATTACATTCATCATATTTCCTCCGGCTTTTCTTTTTAATGGACTTCTCTTTAAGGGCTTAATCAAATGGGGGCTGGCTCTCGCAATATTCGGCACAGTAATACCACCGTTTCTTTTTTCCAAAGGAATACCTCTTACAGGGGTATCATTGGGAGCTATACTCGGTGCTGCAGAACTTCCTGTAGCTGTATTGTCGTCAAAATTTGTGCTACATGAGCAGGTAACAGTGGTTCAGTGGATCGGTGTGATAATAATACTCACTGCAATAGTAATACCTAACCTACCTAAAAGGCGTAATAATCATATCATCATAAATAGGGCTGACAGTCGCTTCTGA
- a CDS encoding ABC transporter ATP-binding protein — MINVNKLSFAYGRKSNLFDNMSFSLPVGSITGLLGRNGEGKTTLLKLISAQLLASRSQINVCGYDPYNRDIDFLSQVYYLPEEVKCPNITIRKYFNIITPFYPSYCPEVAEDLIQNFKLDWNMKLGRVSQGQKKKAVIALALSLRVPVLLMDEPTNGLDIPSKSAFRKLMARYITDEQIVIISTHQVRDLEQLIDRILMMDENSIICNESIGRLSNLFSFKQTHAGEAMQPLYTESSILGNVGVYENKVEDETPFSMELFFNGMIANREKFLRIINNYEIQK, encoded by the coding sequence ATGATAAATGTAAATAAATTAAGTTTCGCTTATGGGAGAAAGAGCAATCTCTTTGATAACATGTCTTTCTCATTGCCTGTAGGCAGCATCACAGGTCTTCTGGGACGTAACGGTGAAGGGAAGACCACCCTGCTCAAATTGATCTCAGCACAATTGCTGGCGTCGAGATCTCAGATTAATGTTTGCGGGTACGATCCCTATAATAGAGATATAGATTTTTTATCGCAAGTCTACTATTTACCGGAAGAGGTAAAATGTCCTAATATCACTATTCGGAAGTATTTCAATATCATTACACCTTTTTACCCTTCATATTGCCCGGAAGTGGCAGAAGACTTAATCCAAAATTTCAAACTGGATTGGAATATGAAGTTAGGAAGAGTGTCTCAAGGTCAAAAGAAGAAAGCTGTAATAGCATTGGCTCTTTCGCTGAGAGTTCCTGTATTACTGATGGACGAGCCTACCAACGGACTTGACATCCCATCCAAGAGTGCTTTTCGTAAGCTCATGGCTCGCTACATTACAGATGAGCAGATTGTAATCATCAGTACTCATCAAGTGAGGGATCTGGAACAACTCATCGATCGTATCCTGATGATGGATGAAAATAGCATCATCTGTAACGAAAGTATAGGCAGGCTGAGTAATCTCTTCTCATTCAAACAAACTCATGCAGGTGAAGCTATGCAACCACTATATACCGAATCCTCTATTTTGGGGAATGTAGGGGTCTATGAGAACAAAGTTGAGGATGAGACTCCATTTTCCATGGAATTGTTTTTCAACGGTATGATAGCCAACCGCGAAAAATTCTTGAGAATAATAAACAATTACGAAATTCAAAAATAA